From the genome of Mucilaginibacter paludis DSM 18603:
CCATAAAATTAACAGGTAGAACTAAGTATACGAAAATACGGTTACTAAGTTACATTATTGACTAAATTTATATTAAAACTGTAATTTCCTCGGATGATGCCTAATCCATCAAAAGTTTCTGGAATAAAGAGCGCTCCATTTTTAATAAAAAAGGAACCTTTTTATCAAACAGATTGTATATTTAACGGACATATAAACTATACTGTTATGACTACAATTGAGAATAAATATTTCAAGGTATCGATCAGCCCGCAGGGGGCGCAACTAACCTCGGTTTTTAACAAAACAGATCAGACGGAGCACTTATGGCAAGCCGACCCGGCAATATGGCCCTGGCATGCGCCAAACTTGTTTCCGATAGTTGGCGGTACAGTGAATAATCAATTACATGTTGATGGTGTAGCTTACCCAACAACCAGGCATGGCTTTACCCGTACTTCAACTTTTCAGCTGGTAGAAGCAAGCGATAAGCACGCTAAGTTTTCGTTACCTTTCAGCGAAAAAACACTGGCCATTTATCCTTACAAATTTGAGTTTCAAATTATTTATACCTTGATAGATAATGCGTTAAGAGTTTGTTACAAGGTAATAAACCAGGATGATAAGCCTATTTATTTTTCTGTTGGCGGCCACCCGGCTTTTAACGTTCCTTTTTATCCGGGTGAGAATTATGAAGATTATTATCTTGAATTTGAGCAACAAGAACCACTGATAACTCATACCATATCCCCGGATGGAAATCTTTCCGGCTTAACAGAGCCCGTTGTTCTGCATGATAGAAAGCTCCGCTTAACCAAAGAGCTTTTTGCTAACGATGCCCTGGTTTTTAAAAATATCAAATCAAAAGAAATAACCATCAGAAGTGATAAGCACGATAAGTTTTTATCGGTACAATATCCGCATTTTGCACATATGGGCATTTGGGCTAAACGGGGGGCAGATTTTGTTTGTATTGAACCTTGGCTGGGATACTCGGATACCGAAGGGATAGTTACCGATATCAAACGAAAGGAAGCTATACAGCGACTTGAATACGGGCACGTGTTTGAAGTTGATTTTTTCATTTCTACCAGTTATTAAGCAAGCCATTAAACCATTAATTAAAGGTGCTTAATGAGGGCACCTTTTTTATTCAAATAATGATATGAAAACAGATTCAACCCAGCGTTTTACAGACCGGGTGAGCAATTACGTAAAATACCGGCCCTCATACCCAAAAGAGGCTATTAATTACCTGATATCAGAATGCGAATTAAATCCCGGTTCCAAAATTGCTGATGTAGGCTCCGGAACGGGGATATTCTCAGCGCTGTTACTGGATAAAGGCTATACTGTTTACGGGGTGGAACCGAATGAGGATATGCGCCTTTCGGCGGAGAGCTTGTTCAGCGAAAACAAAAACTTTATTTCTGTTACCGGAACAGCGGAAGATACCACCTTGACGACGCATAGCATGGATCTGATTATTTGCGCCCAGGCTTTTCATTGGTTTAATGCGGAAGAAACTCAAAAAGAGTTTAAGCGAATACTCAAAGACGACAGCAAGTACGTGGCCCTGATCTGGAATAACCGCCTTACCCATGTCGATCCCTTCGCCAAATCCTATGATCAACTTTTACAAGACAAAGGCACAGATTATAAAGAGGTAAACCACCAACATTTAAAGGGAGTAAATTTTCAAAGCTTTTTTAAATATGGGGAATACACGCTTAGCAAGTTTGCCAACAAGCAAACTTTCGATTACGAAGGTTTATCAGGCAGGGCGTTTTCCTCATCCTACGTTCCTGCGGAGCATACCGATGCCGGGATTGAATTTGCCCGCTTGTTAAAAGAGCTATTTAACCAATACCACGTTAATGGACAGATTGAGATGAGATATGAAACCGAAATTTACCTTGGTAAGGTTTGCTAAAAATAGCTATGGCCGATAGGAAGATATGATTACATCTCCCCGGTAAAAATCATATTTTCATTCTTAATCCATGTACTGATGGCTCAAACAAATAAAATTAATGACAAGCGTCTAACCAAAAGACAAGTTTTAGAAATCATTAAAACCGAAGGTAAGTTTCACGATGAATATACCAAGTTTTTTGAGGAAAAATATACCAGCGGATTTGTACAGCAAGACAAAGTTTATGAATTACCGGGAGAGCGATATTTGTATGTATTTGATGAAAAAGAACTTTCGATAGGAGGCAAAGGGGATATTTTTTCAAAAGATGATTTTAATAGGCGTGTAAGATGGCATAAGCGGGTTCGTGAAGATTATGCTAACGACAGGCGTAATTCAGTTGATCATTGGAGATTTTACTCTAAATATAAAAACGATTTTATCGGACACATTAAAGAACACATCGTTAGTTTAGCAAAACAATTAGGAGTCGACGGCGCAATACTTGATTGCACCTATGAAAGTTTGGATTTGGTTACAAACGGCTGTATGCAATATGAAATCGAAGAACTATTCAATAACCTTTACGACAACTTGGTAGCTTACGTTGGCGAAGTAATTAGAAAGCGAGTTAATGGTACCTGGGATACCAACAACATCGCCGATCCTTACCCATTGATTAGAGTTCATTCGAAACGCATTCAGTACATGCCAATAAATGTAGTTTGGGGCACCTTAAACGGGCTCAAAAATATTGATTTTAGAAAGGAAACAGCCAATGAAGTCCGTCGGCATGCATTTGGCTAAGAACAGTCAACAAGATGAAAGCTATAAGAGCGGAAAAAACTCCCACGCATAAAAAAACCCCACTAACAAAGTTAGCGAGGTTAATTTAAGATTGGGCACCGACCTACTCTCCCACGTTTTACCGCAGTACCATCGGCTCTGGCGGGCTTGACTTCTCTGTTCGGAATGGGAAGAGGTAGACACCGCCGATATAGGCACCTGAATTTCTTGTAGATTTCAGTATTGAGATCTGAGATTTGAGACTCTTTTCTGCTTGATACCGTCATCTGATATTTTATTTGTTTTAAGAATGATGTTACCTGATTGATCTACCTTTCCTCGACTTTCGTCTCAGATCTCATAGCTATCAGCTCACATCTCCTGTAAACAATGACATATTATTGAAAGAAGTAAGTTCCAGAGAAAACAACAGCTTTGTGTTGAGTGAACAGAATCAGGAGTTAAGAGTCAGGAAGCACGACCGAAGTCTTGTTTCTTTTTTCTTGCTTCTTTCCTCTGTTCACCGTAATTACCTGCTATGAGAAAGCTTCGGGTTATTAGTATTACTTGGCTATGATGTCACCACCTTTACACCGGTAACCTATCAACGTAGTAGTCTGCTACGACCCTCTATGGAAGTCTCATCTTGTGGCTAGTTTCGCACTTAGATGCTTTCAGCGCTTATCTATTCCGAACGTAGCTACTCTGCAGTACAGCTGGCGCCATAACAGATTCACTAGAGGTTCGTCCAACCCGGTCCTCTCGTACTAAGGTCAGCCCCACTCAAACTTCCAACGCCCACAACAGATAGGGACCGAACTGTCTCGCGACGTTCTGAACCCAGCTCGCGTGCCACTTTAATGAGCGAACAGCTCAACCCTTGGGACCTTCTCCAGCCCCAGGATGTGACGAGCCGACATCGAGGTGCCAAACCTCCCCGTCGATATGAGCTCTTGGGGGAGATCAGCCTGTTATCCCCAGCGTACCTTTTATCCTTTGAGCGATGGCCCTTCCATGCAGAACCACCGGATCACTATATCCGTCTTTCGACCCAGCTCGACTTGTCTGTCTCACTGTCAAGCAAGCTTATGCTATTGCACTCCACGTACGGTTACCAAGCGTACTGAGCTTACCTTTGAAAGCCTCCGTTACCTTTTTGGAGGCGACCACCCCAGTCAAACTACCCGCCAAACAATGTCCTCGACATTATCGAGTTAGACACCAAATACAGAAAGGGTGGTATTTCAACGTTGACTAACTGACTCCTAGCGAAGCCAGATCACAGTCTCCCACCTATCCTACACATC
Proteins encoded in this window:
- a CDS encoding class I SAM-dependent methyltransferase → MKTDSTQRFTDRVSNYVKYRPSYPKEAINYLISECELNPGSKIADVGSGTGIFSALLLDKGYTVYGVEPNEDMRLSAESLFSENKNFISVTGTAEDTTLTTHSMDLIICAQAFHWFNAEETQKEFKRILKDDSKYVALIWNNRLTHVDPFAKSYDQLLQDKGTDYKEVNHQHLKGVNFQSFFKYGEYTLSKFANKQTFDYEGLSGRAFSSSYVPAEHTDAGIEFARLLKELFNQYHVNGQIEMRYETEIYLGKVC
- a CDS encoding aldose 1-epimerase family protein — protein: MTTIENKYFKVSISPQGAQLTSVFNKTDQTEHLWQADPAIWPWHAPNLFPIVGGTVNNQLHVDGVAYPTTRHGFTRTSTFQLVEASDKHAKFSLPFSEKTLAIYPYKFEFQIIYTLIDNALRVCYKVINQDDKPIYFSVGGHPAFNVPFYPGENYEDYYLEFEQQEPLITHTISPDGNLSGLTEPVVLHDRKLRLTKELFANDALVFKNIKSKEITIRSDKHDKFLSVQYPHFAHMGIWAKRGADFVCIEPWLGYSDTEGIVTDIKRKEAIQRLEYGHVFEVDFFISTSY